The nucleotide sequence GCTTAGATCTTTCCGAAGTAAAACTGGGAAATCAAAGGATAAAAGCAGAGGTCACTTCCGAAGGACGGGTGTATACAGTTTATAAGATTGTTACGATTTACGCTTCCGACAAACCTGTGTTATACACCTATAAGATCCTGGAAACCTATCCTCACGATATCAACGCCTATACTCAGGGTCTGGAGTTTAAGAATGATACGCTGTATGAAAGTACTGGTCAGTACGGTGAGTCAACTCTCAGAAAGTTAGATTATGAAACCGGAGAGGTACTTCAAAGTGTTCCTTTACCCAAGCAATATTTTGGCGAAGGACTAACGATATTAAACAATAAGGTATATCAGCTTACCTGGCAGGAAGACACCGGATTTATTTACAAGCTTCCGACGCTCGAAAAAAGCGGAACTTTTGTCTACGGAAAAAGCGTAGAGGGCTGGGGGCTTTGTAATGACGGAACTACCATCTATAAAAGCGACGGTACAGAGCGAATATGGTCCTTAAATTCGAATACTTTAGCCGAAGACGGGTATATTGAGCTCTATACAAATACTTCAAAGATCCCTAAAGTAAATGAACTCGAATGGGTAGAGGGAAGGATCTTTGCGAATATTTACCAGAAAAGTGCAGTTGCCATCGTCAACCCGGCTTCAGGAGCTGTAGAAGGTGTGATCGATCTTACCACCCTTAAGAACAATGTAACTCAGCACGAAAAACTCGATGTGCTTAACGGTATTGCCTACAAAGGTGAACCCAATATCATTTATGTAACAGGGAAGAACTGGGACAAACTCTTTAAAATAGAGATCGTAGAAAAATAGATTCGGAGTGAGGTGGTGAATATCTGAACCCGTAAGCCCCAAGTAGGAGTCTTCATATTTACTATCCCCTGCATACTGCCCACTGCTCACTGCTAACTGCCCCGTTCCCTCACTCATACAGCTTTTTCCCTCAATAGTGGTTTTCTTGGGTTGCCCATTTCACTTCCTTTGGAATGGCGTACTTCTTTAAAAATAAGAAACGCATAGAAGCAGCAGAAAACAGTGAGCTTGCCACTGGTAATACAGGTACGTTTGGGGTAAACACAGGTAAGCTTGCTGCTACTGCATTGAATATTCTTTCCCGGGAACAATAATACCCATACTAAAAAGTTATATTTTTACTGAAAATTTAATTGAATGAGGTATTTATACGGTTTGGCAATCTTGGCATGTCTTATTTTATGGAGTTCTTGCCGGAATGATTTTGAAAGTGTAGCAAGCACGGGGAATCTTGAATTCTCGCGAGATACGGTTTATCTGGACACGGTATTTACAAATATTGGTTCCAGCACTTACAATTTAAAGGTGTATAACCGAAGTGATGATGATATCAACATCCCTAACATTAGATTGGCCAATGGAGAGGCCTCTAATTACCGACTTAATGTAGACGGTATTCCCGGAAAATCATTTGAAGATATACAGATCCTTGCCAAGGACAGTATCTTTATTTTTATTGAAACAACCATAGATATCAATAACTTCCCCAATCCGGATAATGCTTTTCTATATACCGACCAGATTCTTTTTGATTCAGGAGGAAATCAACAGCAGGTAGATCTTGTGACGCTGGTGAAAGACGCTGTCTTTCTCTTTCCCGAACGTTTTGCCGACGGTACTGTGGAGACATTGAGCCTTGGAACGAACAGCGAAGGAGAAGAAATATTGATCGAAGGCTTCTTTCTGGAAGACGATGAACTCACCTTTACCAACGAAAAACCTTATGT is from Constantimarinum furrinae and encodes:
- a CDS encoding glutaminyl-peptide cyclotransferase, giving the protein MKIHKILIAIALVVLCTACGDESLKDSDLFSIEIKNPQKKFAAGDHIEVSINSLKKKKVEQVVFSLGNSTQSGSENFSASLDLSEVKLGNQRIKAEVTSEGRVYTVYKIVTIYASDKPVLYTYKILETYPHDINAYTQGLEFKNDTLYESTGQYGESTLRKLDYETGEVLQSVPLPKQYFGEGLTILNNKVYQLTWQEDTGFIYKLPTLEKSGTFVYGKSVEGWGLCNDGTTIYKSDGTERIWSLNSNTLAEDGYIELYTNTSKIPKVNELEWVEGRIFANIYQKSAVAIVNPASGAVEGVIDLTTLKNNVTQHEKLDVLNGIAYKGEPNIIYVTGKNWDKLFKIEIVEK